A stretch of Cicer arietinum cultivar CDC Frontier isolate Library 1 chromosome 5, Cicar.CDCFrontier_v2.0, whole genome shotgun sequence DNA encodes these proteins:
- the LOC101498415 gene encoding probable inactive poly [ADP-ribose] polymerase SRO2 isoform X2 translates to MESTSTLFPQQQDDSSVNSDCESGVSGTTILQLNIPDSFLLRIGESDVVHNLLKTRFLRGLGLLGAQTQILAIHRNACSDFVSQARLQSFHVYAEAVSKLRAGNANVRYAWYGTSGENDVNDIVSHGFSHVHGHNLCLSPDDSPLQSVKRCVVGRDGMRHLILCRVILGRTEIVQDDTKQCYPSCEDYDSGVDSFAAPTKYMIWSSRMNTHVWPAYVISFRVPSFKEIEKTEEEHVRPSSPWLPFPTLISVLSKVLPPLDISLISKFYKAKKERKISRHELIQKVRQIAGDKLLISVIKSYRAK, encoded by the exons ATGGAATCAACTTCAACATTATTCCCTCAACAACAAGATGACTCTTCCGTTAATTCCGATTGCGAAAGCGGTGTTTCTGGCACCACTATATTACAACTAAATATTCCCGACTCGTTTTTACTTAGGATTGGAGAAAGCGACGTCGTTCACAATCTTTTAAAAACGAGGTTCCTTCGTGGACTGGGCCTGTTAGGGGCCCAAACTCAAATTCTCGCCATCCACAGAAACGCGTGTTCCGACTTCGTTTCACAAGCGCGTCTTCAATCATTTCACGTTTACGCAGAAGCGGTTTCTAAACTGCGCGCTGGTAATGCCAACGTGAGATATGCTTGGTACGGTACTTCCGGTGAGAATGATGTGAATGACATTGTTTCACACGGTTTTAGTCACGTCCACGGTCATAACCTGTGCCTCTCTCCAGATGATTCTCCTCTCCAAAG TGTGAAAAGGTGTGTTGTTGGTAGAGATGGTATGAGGCATTTGATACTGTGTAGGGTTATTTTAGGGAGAACAGAGATTGTGCAAGATGATACAAAGCAATGTTATCCAAGTTGTGAGGATTATGATTCTGGAGTGGATAGTTTTGCAGCTCCTACCAAGTACATGATTTGGAGTAGTAGAATGAATACTCATGTTTGGCCTGCCTATGTTATAAGCTTCAGGGTTCCTTCCTTCAAAG AGATTGAGAAGACTGAGGAAGAACATGTAAGACCATCTTCACCTTGGTTGCCGTTTCCAACTTTGATTTCTGTGCTTTCCAAGGTTTTGCCACCACTTGATATTTCCCTGATTTCCAAGTTCTACAAAGCTAAAAAA GAAAGAAAGATTTCAAGACATGAATTGATACAAAAAGTGAGACAAATAGCTGGAGACAAGTTACTGATTTCAGTCATTAAGTCTTACAGAGCCAAG TAA
- the LOC101498415 gene encoding probable inactive poly [ADP-ribose] polymerase SRO2 isoform X1 has product MESTSTLFPQQQDDSSVNSDCESGVSGTTILQLNIPDSFLLRIGESDVVHNLLKTRFLRGLGLLGAQTQILAIHRNACSDFVSQARLQSFHVYAEAVSKLRAGNANVRYAWYGTSGENDVNDIVSHGFSHVHGHNLCLSPDDSPLQSVKRCVVGRDGMRHLILCRVILGRTEIVQDDTKQCYPSCEDYDSGVDSFAAPTKYMIWSSRMNTHVWPAYVISFRVPSFKEIEKTEEEHVRPSSPWLPFPTLISVLSKVLPPLDISLISKFYKAKKERKISRHELIQKVRQIAGDKLLISVIKSYRAKKKPASFLQTRTKNAI; this is encoded by the exons ATGGAATCAACTTCAACATTATTCCCTCAACAACAAGATGACTCTTCCGTTAATTCCGATTGCGAAAGCGGTGTTTCTGGCACCACTATATTACAACTAAATATTCCCGACTCGTTTTTACTTAGGATTGGAGAAAGCGACGTCGTTCACAATCTTTTAAAAACGAGGTTCCTTCGTGGACTGGGCCTGTTAGGGGCCCAAACTCAAATTCTCGCCATCCACAGAAACGCGTGTTCCGACTTCGTTTCACAAGCGCGTCTTCAATCATTTCACGTTTACGCAGAAGCGGTTTCTAAACTGCGCGCTGGTAATGCCAACGTGAGATATGCTTGGTACGGTACTTCCGGTGAGAATGATGTGAATGACATTGTTTCACACGGTTTTAGTCACGTCCACGGTCATAACCTGTGCCTCTCTCCAGATGATTCTCCTCTCCAAAG TGTGAAAAGGTGTGTTGTTGGTAGAGATGGTATGAGGCATTTGATACTGTGTAGGGTTATTTTAGGGAGAACAGAGATTGTGCAAGATGATACAAAGCAATGTTATCCAAGTTGTGAGGATTATGATTCTGGAGTGGATAGTTTTGCAGCTCCTACCAAGTACATGATTTGGAGTAGTAGAATGAATACTCATGTTTGGCCTGCCTATGTTATAAGCTTCAGGGTTCCTTCCTTCAAAG AGATTGAGAAGACTGAGGAAGAACATGTAAGACCATCTTCACCTTGGTTGCCGTTTCCAACTTTGATTTCTGTGCTTTCCAAGGTTTTGCCACCACTTGATATTTCCCTGATTTCCAAGTTCTACAAAGCTAAAAAA GAAAGAAAGATTTCAAGACATGAATTGATACAAAAAGTGAGACAAATAGCTGGAGACAAGTTACTGATTTCAGTCATTAAGTCTTACAGAGCCAAG aaaaaacCTGCAAGTTTTCTGCAAACAAGGACAAAGAATGCCATCTAG
- the LOC140920535 gene encoding uncharacterized protein, with protein MSLNPRNVVSNFPVLDGKNWNRWCVQMKAIIGYQDVMNIVEEGYSPLVVNATDAQKLTHKENKKKDCKAMVILHQSVDPPHFEKNSRAVTSKEAWEILEKCNVGAEQLKKVRLQTMRRQYELMQMDENERVSEFFNRILILTNSMKSCGEVISDLTIVEKILRTLTPRFNHIVVAIEESRKIDTVKIEELQGSLEAHEQRLASASRFLQ; from the coding sequence ATGAGTCTCAACCCTAGGAATGTTGTCTCCAACTTTCCAGTTCTTGATGGCAAGAATTGGAACCGATGGTGTGTTCAAATGAAAGCGATTATTGGGTATCAAGATgttatgaacattgttgaagaaGGATACTCACCTCTAGTGGTGAATGCCACTGATGCACAGAAGCTGACACACAAGGAGAACAAGAAGAAAGATTGCAAGGCCATGGTGATTCTTCACCAATCTGTGGATCCAcctcattttgaaaaaaattcaagagCAGTAACTTCGAAGGAGGCATGGGAAATTCTGGAAAAGTGCAATGTTGGTGCTGAACAATTGAAGAAAGTTAGGCTTCAAACAATGAGGAGACAATatgaactcatgcaaatggatGAGAATGAAAGGGTGTCTGAATTCTTCAATAGAATTCTCATCCTCACCAACTCAATGAAATCATGTGGTGAGGTGATTTCTGACCTTACTATAGTTGAGAAGATTCTAAGAACTCTCACACCAAGATTCAATCACATTGTGGTGGCTATTGAGGAATCAAGAAAGATTGATACCGTGAAGATTGAGGAACTTCAAGGTTCCTTGGAAGCACATGAGCAGAGACTAGCATCTGCATCAAGATTTCTCCAATGA